Proteins co-encoded in one Neoarius graeffei isolate fNeoGra1 chromosome 11, fNeoGra1.pri, whole genome shotgun sequence genomic window:
- the dicer1 gene encoding endoribonuclease Dicer isoform X2 yields the protein MAGLQLVTPASSPMGPFFGLPWQQEAIHDNIYTPRKYQVELLEAALEHNTIVCLNTGSGKTFIAVLLIKELSHQIRQEDGRRTVFLVNTASSVVQQASTVRTHSDLRVGEYIENSVSWTEDTWNEEIKENQVLVMTCNIFLHMLRFGVLSLSQINLVIFDECHLAITDHPYRDIMKKCEDSPGCPRILGLTASILNGKCDPSDLEEKIQNLEKILKSNAETATDLVVLDRYATQPREVVLDCGPYQDNSGLSERLLNELDDALHFLNDYNLSVHREDRDPTYISKQVLSDCRAVLTVLGPWCADKAAGIMVRELQKYIKHEQAELNRKFLLFADTILRKLHALCEERFSPASLDLKFVTPKVIKLLEILHEYKPFERQQFESVEWYNNRNQDNYVSWSDSEDEDDDEEVEVKEKAEANFPSPFTNILCGIIFVERRYTAVVLNRLIKEAGKQDPELAYISSNFITGHSIGKNQPRNKQMEVEFRKQEEVLRKFRAHETNLLIATSIVEEGVDIPKCNLVVRFDLPTEYRSYVQSKGRARAPVSNYIMLADSERTKAFEEDLKTYKAIEKILRNKCSKSSECNEYEVESILDDDNILPPYSLRSDDGGPRVTINTAIGHVNRYCARLPSDPFTHLAPKCKTTELKTGVYQSTLFLPINSPLREPITGPPMPCARLAEKAVALVCCEKLHKIGELDDHLMPVGKETVKYEEELDLHDEEETNVPGRPGSTKRRQCYPKAIPECLRGSYPVPEQSYYLYVIGMVLTTPLPDELNFRRRKLYPPEDTTRCFGILTAKPIPRIPHFPVYTRSGEVTISIELLKSGFTLSSSQLELITRLHQYIFSHILRLEKPALEFRPTEADSAYCVLPLNLEIPVL from the exons ATGGCAGGACTGCAGCTGGTGACCCCTGCCTCCTCTCCCATGGGGCCTTTCTTCGGCCTGCCGTGGCAGCAGGAAGCTATCCACGACAACATATACACACCAAGAAAATATCAG GTTGAACTTCTCGAAGCAGCTCTTGAACACAACACTATAGTCTGCTTAAACACAGGCTCAGGGAAGACGTTTATCGCAGTACTTCTTATAAAAGAGCTCTCCCACCAAATCCGCCAGGAGGATGGGAGGAGGACTGTTTTCCTGGTCAATACAG CTTCATCTGTGGTTCAGCAAGCCTCCACTGTGAGAACCCATTCGGATCTTCGGGTTGGGGAATACATAGAGAACTCTGTGTCATGGACAGAGGACACTTGGAATGAAGAGATAAAGGAAAATCAG GTGCTCGTTATGACGTGCAACATCTTCCTGCACATGCTGAGGTTCGGGGTCTTGTCACTATCACAGATCAACCTGGTCATTTTCGATGAGTGCCACCTTGCAATCACGGACCATCCCTATCGGGACATAATGAAG AAATGCGAGGACAGTCCAGGATGCCCACGTATACTAGGTCTGACTGCTTCCATTCTAAATGGGAAATGTGACCCATCTGACCTGGAGGAGAAGATCCAGAACCTAGAGAAGATCCTCAAGAGCAATGCTGAAACTGCCACTGACCTTGTTGTACTGGACAG GTACGCGACCCAGCCTCGAGAGGTGGTGCTGGACTGCGGCCCTTACCAGGATAACAGTGGCCTGTCTGAGAGGCTTCTAAACGAGCTGGATGATGCTCTTCATTTCCTCAATGACTACAACTTATCTGTACATAGGGAGGACCGAGACCCCACCTACATCTCCAAACAg GTTCTGAGTGACTGCAGGGCCGTTCTGACCGTGCTCGGCCCCTGGTGTGCAGATAAAGCTGCTGGCATCATGGTGCGTGAGCTGCAGAAGTACATCAagcatgagcaggcggagctgaACCGCAAGTTCTTGCTCTTTGCCGACACCATCCTGAGGAAACTGCACGCTCTGTGTGAGGAGCGCTTCTCCCCAGCGTCACTCGACCTCAAGTTCGTCACTCCCAAAGTGATCAAGCTGCTGGAGATCCTGCACGAGTATAAACCCTTTGAGAGGCAGCAGTTTGAGAGCGTCGAGTGGTACAACAACCGCAATCAGGACAACTACGTCTCGTGGAGCGACTCCGAGGACGAAGATGACGACGAGGAGGTCGAGGTGAAGGAAAAGGCGGAGGCCAACTTCCCCTCGCCCTTTACCAACATTCTGTGTGGCATCATCTTCGTGGAAAGGCGTTACACGGCGGTCGTTTTAAATCG GCTTATAAAGGAGGCAGGGAAGCAGGATCCGGAGCTGGCCTACATTAGCAGCAACTTCATCACCGGCCACAGCATTGGCAAGAACCAGCCACGCAACAAGCAGATGGAGGTGGAGTTCAGAAAACAAGAGGAA GTGTTGAGAAAATTCCGGGCACACGAAACTAACTTGCTAATCGCCACCAGCATCGTAGAGGAAGGCGTGGATATCCCAAAGTGCAATCTGGTGGTCCGGTTCGATTTGCCCACAGAGTATCGGTCCTACGTGCAGTCCAAAGGCCGGGCGCGTGCTCCTGTCTCCAACTACATCATGCTGGCCGACAGCGAGCGCACAAAAGCGTTCGAAGAGGACCTCAAGACTTACAAGGCCATTGAGAAG ATTCTCAGGAACAAGTGTTCCAAGTCATCAGAGTGTAATGAGTACGAGGTGGAGTCCATACTGGATGATGACAACATCCTCCCTCCGTACTCTCTGCGCTCTGACGACGGAGGCCCCAGAGTCACCATCAACACGGCTATCGGCCACGTTAACCG ATATTGTGCAAGGCTTCCAAGTGACCCTTTCACACACCTGGCACCCAAGTGTAAGACTACAGAGCTGAAAACGGGTGTGTATCAGTCCACACTCTTTCTGCCAATCAACTCACCCCTCCGAGAGCCCATCACT GGGCCCCCAATGCCCTGCGCACGGCTTGCGGAGAAGGCTGTTGCACTTGTGTGTTGTGAGAAGCTTCATAAAATAG gcgagctggatgatCACTTAATGCCAGTGGGAAAAGAAACGGTGAAATATGAAGAGGAGCTGGATTTGCATGATGAAGAGGAAACCAATGTTCCAGGCAGGCCAGGCTCCACTAAGAGGAGACAGTGCTACCCCAAAGCC ATCCCAGAATGCCTGCGAGGCAGTTACCCTGTGCCAGAGCAGTCTTATTACCTGTACGTGATTGGGATGGTTCTGACCACACCCCTTCCAGATGAGCTCAACTTCCGCCGGAGAAAGCTGTACCCTCCTGAAGACACCACCAGATGCTTTGGCATTCTCACAGCTAAACCGATACCTCGT ATCCCTCATTTCCCTGTGTATACCCGCTCCGGTGAGGTGACCATCTCCATAGAGCTGCTGAAGTCGGGCTTCACTCTGAGCTCGTCCCAGCTGGAGCTCATCACTCGCCTGCACCAGTACATCTTCTCTCACATCCTCCGCCTGGAGAAACCTGCTCTGGAGTTCAGGCCCACAGAGGCTGACTCGGCCTACTGCGTTCTGCCTCTCAAT TTGGAGATTCCAGTACTTTAG